From Deltaproteobacteria bacterium, a single genomic window includes:
- a CDS encoding HD domain-containing protein has translation MINQETVSALRAWFSDYVQTFQSGNPEHDRNIDLKDEHTRRVCTEILDIGRSLRLNREELCLAEIIALFHDVGRFEQYARYGTFSDHRSENHAELGVKILRKHDVLEGLKQSERELILSVISYHNRLDLPEEKPNERLLFFTKLLRDADKVDIWRVVTDYYQRENGLRNATIELGLPDTPEISDEVYADLMAGRIVKIHSMKTLNDFKVLQMAWIYDVNFPRTFEIIRERGFMEMIRDALPQSAKVLEMYSTIRSYLEKHASP, from the coding sequence ATGATCAATCAAGAAACAGTATCGGCGCTGAGAGCGTGGTTTTCAGATTATGTGCAGACATTTCAATCCGGAAACCCGGAACATGACAGAAACATAGACCTGAAAGATGAGCATACGAGACGAGTTTGCACGGAGATCCTGGATATCGGCAGGAGCTTGCGTCTGAATCGTGAAGAGCTTTGCCTGGCGGAAATCATAGCCCTTTTTCACGATGTGGGCCGATTTGAACAGTATGCCCGCTATGGTACATTTTCCGATCACAGGTCTGAAAACCATGCCGAGCTTGGCGTCAAGATCCTCCGCAAACACGATGTGTTAGAGGGGCTCAAGCAATCAGAACGTGAACTGATCCTCAGCGTCATCTCGTATCACAACCGTCTGGATCTCCCGGAAGAAAAGCCCAACGAGCGTCTACTATTCTTTACGAAACTGCTCCGCGATGCCGACAAAGTGGACATCTGGCGGGTCGTTACTGATTATTATCAGAGGGAAAACGGGTTGAGGAACGCGACCATAGAACTCGGCTTGCCAGATACCCCGGAGATCTCGGACGAAGTATACGCGGATTTGATGGCAGGAAGGATTGTCAAGATACATTCCATGAAGACACTGAATGATTTCAAGGTCCTTCAAATGGCTTGGATTTATGATGTGAACTTTCCGCGGACATTTGAGATCATTCGCGAAAGGGGCTTCATGGAAATGATCCGCGACGCCCTGCCTCAGTCGGCAAAGGTATTGGAGATGTATTCCACGATTCGGTCCTATCTGGAAAAGCACGCGAGCCCTTAG